One part of the Novipirellula aureliae genome encodes these proteins:
- a CDS encoding ISL3 family transposase — protein sequence MQLKTTFNRVTNYKPFVVDRVQFSENDIELWIEVTMRPRENGLARCSGCGMRCGGYDTMPQPRRFDFIPLWMIPVVLIYTMRRVNCPTCGVKVEYVPWADGKSPLTAELRWFLAGWARRMSWKEVSSCFGMCWEYVYNSVEHAVSWGKKHRDLSGIESIGVDEVQWKKGHKYQTLVYQIDEGRKRLLWVGPDRTPKTLLRFFRFLGKDRYSQIQFVCSDLWQAYVKVIAKKVPDAIHVLDRFHVMQKMSKAIDKVRAAEVKQLKADGFEAMLKGCRWVLLKRPENMTEKQTIKLDELLQYNLRSVRSHLMKEDFQQFGEYTYVPRP from the coding sequence ATGCAACTAAAGACTACCTTCAATCGCGTGACAAACTACAAGCCTTTTGTTGTCGATCGAGTTCAATTCTCTGAAAATGATATTGAATTATGGATTGAAGTCACAATGCGTCCTCGTGAAAACGGACTCGCTCGGTGCTCTGGCTGTGGCATGCGGTGCGGCGGCTATGACACGATGCCACAGCCGCGTCGGTTTGACTTTATTCCGTTGTGGATGATTCCCGTCGTGCTAATTTACACCATGCGACGAGTCAATTGTCCAACGTGTGGGGTGAAAGTGGAGTACGTTCCTTGGGCAGATGGGAAAAGTCCTTTGACAGCAGAATTGAGATGGTTCCTGGCCGGATGGGCTCGTCGGATGAGCTGGAAGGAGGTGTCGAGTTGTTTTGGGATGTGTTGGGAGTATGTCTACAACTCGGTAGAACATGCTGTTTCCTGGGGAAAAAAGCATCGCGACCTTTCAGGGATCGAGTCGATTGGGGTGGATGAGGTCCAGTGGAAAAAGGGGCATAAGTACCAAACGTTGGTTTACCAAATCGATGAAGGGCGAAAACGTTTGCTGTGGGTTGGTCCCGACCGGACCCCCAAGACTCTACTTCGTTTCTTTCGTTTTCTTGGCAAAGATCGCTACTCCCAGATTCAATTTGTTTGCAGCGATTTGTGGCAGGCTTACGTGAAAGTTATCGCCAAGAAAGTGCCTGACGCGATTCATGTTCTGGACCGCTTTCATGTGATGCAAAAAATGAGCAAGGCAATCGACAAGGTCCGCGCTGCGGAAGTCAAACAACTCAAAGCAGACGGTTTTGAAGCAATGCTTAAGGGCTGTCGCTGGGTACTCCTGAAGCGGCCCGAGAACATGACAGAAAAGCAAACGATCAAACTCGATGAGTTGCTGCAGTACAACCTACGAAGCGTTCGCAGTCACTTGATGAAAGAAGACTTCCAACAATTCGGGGAATACACTTATGTCCCAAGACCGTGA
- a CDS encoding chloride channel protein, giving the protein MNTLRTFLASFDLRASGKWIVLSSLVGVVAGLGAIAFQALGQLVVHMTLAQYAGYTPPEAAGEHALFAHPEGPLAPWMIVLIMVLGGLVCGLLIYTFAPEAEGHGTDAAIDAFHNKRGGIRGRIPFVKTIASAITLGTGGSGGREGPIAQIGAGFGSWLATKLQLSHRDRRICLAAGMGAGVGAIFRAPLAGAVFAGEILYSDADMEADVIVPAATASIVAYSVFTQSLPVETRFMPLFGDTLEHPFNSPVELIPYTFLAIVLTLVGLVYVKTFYGTHNVFKKIPIIPHIKPAIGAGLAGLIALALLEVFGGDVRVLATLGTGYGTLQVALTEASQIGIPLLLAIAFCKILTTSLTISSGGSGGVFGPSMVIGGCVGAAVGLGFEQIWPSVVTEPEAFAVVGMAGFFAGVARAPVSTIIMVRAMTGDYGLLVPTMLVVTLTFVTSQNWTLYRKQVPTRMDSKAHRGDFIIDVLEGLLVKDVFRPERKIKLISEGTKLDDIVHRLARDHQHYFPVVDDRGAMVGIFTDNDVRSYLYDDALWELAVARDIMVTDFVSVSPADDLNTTLKRFTSMNVEELPVMDPNNKKQLLGMVRRKEVISAYNERLMEHKEAAAE; this is encoded by the coding sequence GTGAACACACTTCGTACGTTTTTGGCGTCCTTTGACCTTCGCGCCTCCGGCAAATGGATTGTTTTGTCGTCACTTGTTGGAGTGGTCGCTGGTCTTGGGGCGATCGCTTTCCAGGCTCTCGGGCAATTGGTCGTCCATATGACGTTGGCCCAATATGCGGGCTACACGCCCCCTGAGGCAGCGGGTGAACATGCCCTTTTCGCACATCCCGAGGGGCCACTGGCTCCTTGGATGATCGTCTTGATCATGGTTCTCGGTGGTTTGGTTTGCGGCTTGCTTATCTACACGTTTGCTCCTGAGGCGGAAGGTCACGGGACCGATGCCGCGATCGATGCATTCCACAACAAACGTGGTGGTATCCGAGGTCGAATTCCGTTCGTGAAGACGATCGCATCTGCGATCACTTTGGGCACAGGCGGTAGTGGTGGACGCGAGGGACCGATCGCCCAAATCGGGGCTGGTTTTGGTTCCTGGTTGGCGACGAAGCTTCAGTTGTCGCACCGTGATCGCCGCATCTGTTTGGCCGCTGGTATGGGGGCGGGTGTGGGAGCGATCTTCCGTGCTCCTCTAGCAGGCGCCGTTTTTGCTGGCGAAATCCTTTACAGCGATGCCGATATGGAAGCGGATGTCATCGTTCCGGCGGCGACCGCTTCGATTGTTGCCTATAGCGTTTTCACGCAGTCGTTGCCCGTGGAAACTCGCTTCATGCCGCTTTTCGGTGACACACTTGAACACCCCTTCAACTCGCCGGTCGAGTTGATCCCCTACACCTTTTTGGCGATCGTTTTGACGTTGGTGGGGCTCGTTTACGTGAAGACGTTTTATGGAACTCATAATGTTTTCAAGAAAATCCCAATCATCCCGCACATCAAACCTGCGATCGGTGCTGGATTGGCCGGCTTAATCGCCTTGGCACTCCTAGAAGTTTTTGGTGGCGACGTTCGGGTACTCGCTACACTTGGCACCGGCTATGGTACTTTACAAGTCGCGCTTACCGAAGCGTCACAGATAGGCATCCCGCTGCTACTAGCGATTGCGTTTTGTAAAATATTGACCACTTCCCTGACGATTAGTTCCGGCGGTTCGGGAGGCGTTTTCGGTCCTTCGATGGTGATCGGCGGATGTGTGGGCGCAGCGGTTGGATTGGGGTTTGAACAGATTTGGCCATCGGTGGTTACCGAACCCGAGGCATTCGCTGTCGTGGGAATGGCTGGCTTTTTTGCCGGAGTCGCGCGGGCACCCGTGTCAACCATTATCATGGTTCGCGCAATGACAGGCGATTACGGTCTACTCGTTCCAACGATGTTGGTCGTAACTCTTACCTTTGTAACGAGCCAAAATTGGACGCTGTACCGCAAGCAAGTGCCAACGCGAATGGATTCCAAGGCGCATCGGGGCGACTTCATTATCGACGTTCTCGAGGGACTTCTTGTGAAAGATGTCTTTCGACCGGAACGCAAAATTAAGCTGATTTCCGAAGGCACAAAGCTCGATGATATCGTGCATCGCCTCGCTCGAGACCACCAACATTACTTTCCAGTCGTCGACGACCGAGGTGCGATGGTCGGGATTTTTACCGACAACGACGTGCGGTCTTATTTGTATGATGATGCGTTGTGGGAATTGGCGGTCGCACGAGATATCATGGTCACCGATTTTGTTTCGGTCAGTCCTGCCGATGACTTGAATACGACGCTGAAACGGTTCACTTCGATGAATGTCGAAGAATTGCCCGTGATGGATCCGAACAACAAAAAACAACTACTTGGAATGGTTCGCCGAAAAGAGGTTATCTCTGCCTACAACGAACGCTTGATGGAACACAAAGAAGCGGCTGCGGAATAG
- a CDS encoding DUF3307 domain-containing protein, which yields MEETLLALIAAHFLGDFPFQNKEMVDNKRQWKILLLHVGIITIMSFILLGNFHFFLLLGVFGSHLIFDKLKISLNEDKWLYFVVDQIAHVIALIALSYFCHDVAANGWWPKFFASSYLPWFYATQCLIAGYIVVVPAGGILIGKLTVPIRREIEKESEIVLRKSEKPATDNGSPESDYLTEGLTNGGMYIGWLERFLTMLLILIGHPTGIGFLIAAKSILRFGEIKESRHRKLAEYIIIGTFLSFGWALLMSVATKKSVDHWIPATSQKPEPARVIIEYQPPMTTPAVTQSMSIAPATTALLPTTATTEPATPVKMNQTDTEPQQATPPSANDDTADKDETAKDANEEEADEAANDDDEKNADREDK from the coding sequence ATGGAAGAAACACTACTTGCATTAATAGCAGCCCATTTCCTAGGGGATTTCCCATTCCAGAACAAAGAGATGGTGGATAACAAAAGACAATGGAAGATTTTGTTGCTCCATGTTGGCATCATCACCATCATGTCTTTTATCTTACTGGGTAACTTTCACTTTTTCCTTCTGTTGGGAGTCTTTGGAAGCCATCTGATTTTTGACAAACTCAAGATCAGCCTAAATGAAGACAAATGGCTGTACTTTGTCGTTGACCAGATTGCTCATGTCATCGCTTTGATCGCACTTAGCTACTTTTGCCACGACGTGGCAGCCAATGGATGGTGGCCGAAGTTCTTTGCGTCGTCTTACCTTCCATGGTTCTACGCTACCCAATGCCTTATTGCTGGCTATATCGTCGTAGTACCGGCTGGTGGCATCCTGATTGGAAAGCTAACTGTTCCAATCAGAAGAGAGATCGAGAAGGAAAGTGAGATTGTACTTAGGAAATCTGAAAAGCCCGCAACCGACAACGGAAGTCCTGAGAGTGACTATTTAACAGAAGGTCTCACAAACGGAGGGATGTACATTGGTTGGCTAGAGCGATTCCTGACCATGCTCCTTATTCTGATTGGGCATCCAACAGGCATTGGCTTCCTCATCGCAGCAAAATCAATTCTCCGTTTTGGTGAGATCAAAGAGTCTCGTCATCGAAAACTGGCTGAATACATCATCATTGGGACGTTTCTTAGCTTTGGTTGGGCACTGTTAATGTCAGTGGCTACCAAGAAGTCCGTTGATCATTGGATTCCAGCTACATCTCAAAAGCCCGAGCCTGCCAGAGTCATCATCGAGTATCAGCCACCAATGACCACACCGGCAGTAACACAATCAATGTCAATAGCACCAGCAACGACAGCACTACTGCCAACAACAGCAACAACGGAACCGGCAACTCCAGTCAAAATGAACCAGACTGACACAGAGCCACAGCAAGCCACCCCACCTTCAGCGAACGATGATACGGCTGACAAAGACGAAACGGCAAAAGACGCTAACGAAGAAGAAGCGGATGAAGCTGCAAACGATGATGATGAAAAAAATGCAGATAGAGAAGACAAATGA